A DNA window from Leopardus geoffroyi isolate Oge1 chromosome A1, O.geoffroyi_Oge1_pat1.0, whole genome shotgun sequence contains the following coding sequences:
- the PFN3 gene encoding profilin-3 yields the protein MGDWKGYISAVLQDQRIDDVAIMGHSDNRCVWASRPGGLLAAISPQEVGVLIGPDRHTFLQAGLSVAGRRCCVIRDHLLSEGDGVLDARTKGLDGRAVCVGHTPRALLVLMGRRGVHGGILNKTVHELINGLRKQGT from the coding sequence ATGGGGGACTGGAAAGGCTATATCAGTGCAGTGCTGCAGGACCAGCGTATTGATGACGTGGCCATCATGGGCCACTCAGACAATCGCTGCGTGTGGGCATCGCGCCCTGGAGGCCTTCTAGCTGCCATATCACCGCAGGAGGTGGGTGTGCTCATAGGGCCTGATCGGCACACCTTCCTGCAGGCTGGCCTGAGTGTGGCAGGCCGCCGCTGCTGTGTCATCCGAGACCACCTGCTGTCTGAGGGAGATGGTGTTCTGGACGCTCGCACTAAAGGGCTGGATGGGCGTGCTGTCTGCGTGGGCCACACCCCGCGCGCCCTCCTGGTGCTCATGGGCCGACGGGGTGTGCATGGGGGCATCCTCAACAAGACAGTGCATGAGCTGATCAATGGGCTACGCAAGCAGGGCACATAG
- the PRR7 gene encoding proline-rich protein 7 yields the protein MVMSQGTYTFLTCFAGFWLIWGLIVLLCCFCSFLRRRLKRRQEERLREQNLRALELEPLELEGSLAGSPPGLAPPPPPQRGRLEAPAHAHQHVHVHPLLHHGPAQPHAHPHAHHHALPHPPPPHLSVPQRPWSYPRQAESDMSKPPCYEEAVLMAEPPPPYSEVLTDTRGLYRKIVTPFLSRRDSSEKQEQPPPSYKPLFLDRGYTSALHLPSAPRPAAPCPALCLQADRGRRVFPSWTDSELSSREPLEHGAWRLPVSIPLFGRTTAV from the exons aTGGTTATGTCCCAGGGCACCTACACGTTCCTCACGTGCTTCGCCGGTTTCTGGCTCATCTGGGGTCTCATCGTCCTACTCTGCTGCTTCTGCAGCTTCCTGCGCCGCCGCCTCAAACGGCGCCAGGAGGAACGACTACGTGAGCAGAACCTCCGCGCCCTCGAGCTGGAGCCCCTCGAGCTCGAGGGCAGCCTGGCCGGGAGCCCCCCAGGCCTAGCGCCGCCACCACCACCGCAGCGCGGCCGCCTCGAGGCGCCGGCGCACGCGCATCAGCACGTGCACGTCCACCCGCTGCTGCACCACGGGCCGGCGCAGCCACACGCACACCCGCACGCACACCACCACGCGCTTCCTCATCCGCCGCCCCCGCACCTCTCAGTGCCGCAGCGGCCTTGGAGTTATCCGCGTCAAG CGGAATCGGACATGTCCAAGCCACCGTGCTATGAAGAGGCGGTGCTGATGGCCGAGCCACCGCCGCCCTACAGTGAGGTGCTCACGGACACGCGCGGCCTCTACCGCAAGATCGTCACACCCTTTCTGAGCCGCCGCGACAGCTCGGAGAAACAGGAGCAGCCGCCGCCCAGCTACAAGCCGCTCTTCCTGGACCGGGGCTACACGTCAGCGCTGCACCTGCCCAGCGCTCCGCGGCCTGCGGCCCCCTGCCCTGCGCTCTGTCTGCAGGCGGACCGTGGCCGCCGGGTCTTCCCCAGCTGGACCGACTCGGAACTCAGCAGCCGCGAGCCGCTGGAGCACGGAGCTTGGCGCCTGCCGGTCTCCATCCCCTTGTTCGGGAGGACTACAGCCGTATAG
- the GRK6 gene encoding G protein-coupled receptor kinase 6 isoform X2, protein MELENIVANTVLLKAREGGGGNRKGKSKKWRQMLQFPHISQCEELRLSLERDYHSLCERQPIGRLLFREFCATRPELTRCIAFLDGVAEYEVTPDEKRKACGRRLMQNFLSHTGPDLIPEVPRQLVTNCSQRLEQGPCKDLFQELTRLTHEYLSMAPFADYLDSIYFNRFLQWKWLERQPVTKNTFRQYRVLGKGGFGEVCACQVRATGKMYACKKLEKKRIKKRKGEAMALNEKQILEKVNSRFVVSLAYAYETKDALCLVLTLMNGGDLKFHIYHMGQAGFPEERAVFYAAEICCGLEDLHRERIVYRDLKPENILLDDHGHIRISDLGLAVHVPEGQTIKGRVGTVGYMAPEVVKNERYTFSPDWWALGCLLYEMIAGQSPFQQRKKKIKREEVERLVKEVPEEYSERFSPQARSLCSQLLCKDPAGRLGCRGGGAREVKEHPLFKKLNFKRLGAGMLEPPFKPDPQAIYCKDVLDIEQFSTVKGVELEPTDQDFYQKFATGSVPIPWQNEMVETECFQELNVFGLDGSVPPDLDWKGQPPAPPKKGLLQRLFSRQR, encoded by the exons ATGGAGCTCGAGAACATCGTAGCGAACACGGTGCTACTCAAGGCCCGGGAAG GTGGTGGTGGGAATCGCAAGGGCAAAAGCAAGAAATGGAGACAGATGCTGCAGTTCCCCCACATCAGCCAGTGTGAAGAGCTGCGGCTCAGCCTCG AGCGTGACTACCACAGCCTGTGTGAGCGGCAGCCCATTGGGCGCCTGCTGTTTCGAGAGTTCTGCGCCACGAGGCCTGAGCTGACCCGCTGCATAGCCTTCTTGGATGGAGTG GCTGAATATGAAGTGACCCCTGATGAGAAGCGGAAGGCTTGTGGGCGGCGGCTAATGCAGAATTTTCTGAGCCACACG GGTCCTGACCTCATCCCTGAGGTCCCCCGGCAGCTGGTGACTAATTGCTCCCAGCGGTTGGAGCAGGGGCCCTGCAAAGACCTCTTCCAGGAGCTCACCCG GCTGACCCATGAGTACCTGAGCATGGCCCCTTTTGCCGACTACCTCGACAGCATCTACTTCAACCGTTTCCTACAGTGGAAGTGGCTGGAAAG GCAGCCAGTGACCAAAAACACCTTCAGGCAGTATCGAGTCCTGGGCAAAGGCGGCTTTGGTGAG GTGTGTGCCTGCCAGGTGCGGGCAACAGGCAAGATGTACGCTTGcaagaagctggaaaagaagCGTATCAAGAAGCGGAAAGGGGAGGCCATGGCACTCAATGAAAAGCAGATCCTGGAGAAAGTGAACAGTAGGTTTGTA GTGAGCTTGGCCTATGCCTATGAGACCAAGGACGCGCTGTGCCTGGTGCTGACACTGATGAACGGAGGCGACCTCAAGTTCCACATCTACCACATGGGCCAGGCTGGCTTCCCCGAGGAGCGGGCTGTCTTCTATGCCGCGGAGATCTGCTGCGGCCTGGAGGACCTGCACCGGGAGCGCATCGTGTACAG GGACCTGAAGCCAGAGAACATCCTGTTGGATGACCATG GTCACATCCGCATCTCCGACCTGGGGCTAGCTGTGCACGTGCCAGAAGGCCAGACCATCAAGGGTCGTGTGGGCACTGTGGGCTACATGG CTCCGGAGGTGGTAAAGAACGAACGGTACACATTCAGCCCAGACTGGTGGGCACTAGGCTGCCTTCTATATGAGATGATTGCCGGCCAGTCACCCTTCcagcagaggaaaaagaaaatcaagcgAGAGGAGGTGGAACGGTTGGTGAAGGAGGTGCCTGAAGAATACTCAGAGCGCTTTTCCCCTCAGGCCCGCTCGCTCTGCTCCCAG CTCCTGTGCAAGGACCCTGCTGGGCGCCTAGGGTGTCGTGGAGGTGGTGCCCGTGAAGTAAAGGAACACCCCCTCTTCAAAAAGCTGAACTTTAAGCGGCTGGGAGCTGGCATGCTGGAGCCACCCTTCAAACCTGAT CCCCAGGCCATTTACTGCAAGGATGTTCTGGACATCGAACAGTTCTCCACAGTTAAGGGTGTGGAGCTGGAGCCCACTGACCAAGACTTCTACCAGAAGTTTGCCACGGGCAGCGTGCCCATCCCCTGGCAGAATGAG ATGGTGGAGACCGAGTGCTTCCAGGAGCTGAATGTCTTTGGGCTAGATGGCTCAGTTCCCCCAGACCTGGACTGGAAGGGCCAGCCACCTGCACCCCCCAAGAAAGGACTGCTGCAGAGACTCTTCAGCCGCCAG aggTGA
- the GRK6 gene encoding G protein-coupled receptor kinase 6 isoform X1 — protein MELENIVANTVLLKAREGGGGNRKGKSKKWRQMLQFPHISQCEELRLSLERDYHSLCERQPIGRLLFREFCATRPELTRCIAFLDGVAEYEVTPDEKRKACGRRLMQNFLSHTGPDLIPEVPRQLVTNCSQRLEQGPCKDLFQELTRLTHEYLSMAPFADYLDSIYFNRFLQWKWLERQPVTKNTFRQYRVLGKGGFGEVCACQVRATGKMYACKKLEKKRIKKRKGEAMALNEKQILEKVNSRFVVSLAYAYETKDALCLVLTLMNGGDLKFHIYHMGQAGFPEERAVFYAAEICCGLEDLHRERIVYRDLKPENILLDDHGHIRISDLGLAVHVPEGQTIKGRVGTVGYMAPEVVKNERYTFSPDWWALGCLLYEMIAGQSPFQQRKKKIKREEVERLVKEVPEEYSERFSPQARSLCSQLLCKDPAGRLGCRGGGAREVKEHPLFKKLNFKRLGAGMLEPPFKPDPQAIYCKDVLDIEQFSTVKGVELEPTDQDFYQKFATGSVPIPWQNEMVETECFQELNVFGLDGSVPPDLDWKGQPPAPPKKGLLQRLFSRQDCCGNCSDSEEELPTRLELPTRL, from the exons ATGGAGCTCGAGAACATCGTAGCGAACACGGTGCTACTCAAGGCCCGGGAAG GTGGTGGTGGGAATCGCAAGGGCAAAAGCAAGAAATGGAGACAGATGCTGCAGTTCCCCCACATCAGCCAGTGTGAAGAGCTGCGGCTCAGCCTCG AGCGTGACTACCACAGCCTGTGTGAGCGGCAGCCCATTGGGCGCCTGCTGTTTCGAGAGTTCTGCGCCACGAGGCCTGAGCTGACCCGCTGCATAGCCTTCTTGGATGGAGTG GCTGAATATGAAGTGACCCCTGATGAGAAGCGGAAGGCTTGTGGGCGGCGGCTAATGCAGAATTTTCTGAGCCACACG GGTCCTGACCTCATCCCTGAGGTCCCCCGGCAGCTGGTGACTAATTGCTCCCAGCGGTTGGAGCAGGGGCCCTGCAAAGACCTCTTCCAGGAGCTCACCCG GCTGACCCATGAGTACCTGAGCATGGCCCCTTTTGCCGACTACCTCGACAGCATCTACTTCAACCGTTTCCTACAGTGGAAGTGGCTGGAAAG GCAGCCAGTGACCAAAAACACCTTCAGGCAGTATCGAGTCCTGGGCAAAGGCGGCTTTGGTGAG GTGTGTGCCTGCCAGGTGCGGGCAACAGGCAAGATGTACGCTTGcaagaagctggaaaagaagCGTATCAAGAAGCGGAAAGGGGAGGCCATGGCACTCAATGAAAAGCAGATCCTGGAGAAAGTGAACAGTAGGTTTGTA GTGAGCTTGGCCTATGCCTATGAGACCAAGGACGCGCTGTGCCTGGTGCTGACACTGATGAACGGAGGCGACCTCAAGTTCCACATCTACCACATGGGCCAGGCTGGCTTCCCCGAGGAGCGGGCTGTCTTCTATGCCGCGGAGATCTGCTGCGGCCTGGAGGACCTGCACCGGGAGCGCATCGTGTACAG GGACCTGAAGCCAGAGAACATCCTGTTGGATGACCATG GTCACATCCGCATCTCCGACCTGGGGCTAGCTGTGCACGTGCCAGAAGGCCAGACCATCAAGGGTCGTGTGGGCACTGTGGGCTACATGG CTCCGGAGGTGGTAAAGAACGAACGGTACACATTCAGCCCAGACTGGTGGGCACTAGGCTGCCTTCTATATGAGATGATTGCCGGCCAGTCACCCTTCcagcagaggaaaaagaaaatcaagcgAGAGGAGGTGGAACGGTTGGTGAAGGAGGTGCCTGAAGAATACTCAGAGCGCTTTTCCCCTCAGGCCCGCTCGCTCTGCTCCCAG CTCCTGTGCAAGGACCCTGCTGGGCGCCTAGGGTGTCGTGGAGGTGGTGCCCGTGAAGTAAAGGAACACCCCCTCTTCAAAAAGCTGAACTTTAAGCGGCTGGGAGCTGGCATGCTGGAGCCACCCTTCAAACCTGAT CCCCAGGCCATTTACTGCAAGGATGTTCTGGACATCGAACAGTTCTCCACAGTTAAGGGTGTGGAGCTGGAGCCCACTGACCAAGACTTCTACCAGAAGTTTGCCACGGGCAGCGTGCCCATCCCCTGGCAGAATGAG ATGGTGGAGACCGAGTGCTTCCAGGAGCTGAATGTCTTTGGGCTAGATGGCTCAGTTCCCCCAGACCTGGACTGGAAGGGCCAGCCACCTGCACCCCCCAAGAAAGGACTGCTGCAGAGACTCTTCAGCCGCCAG GATTGCTGTGGGAACTGCAGCGACAGTGAGGAAGAGCTCCCCACCCGCCTCGAGCTCCCAACCCGCCTCTAG
- the F12 gene encoding coagulation factor XII codes for MRALLFLGSLLGSLESALLTPPWKAPKEHKHRADEHTVVLTVTGEPCYFPFQYNRQLYHTCIHKGRPGRQPWCATSPNFEQDQQWAYCLEPEKVKDHCSKHSPCQNGGTCVNMPKGPHCICPEHFTGKHCQREKCFEPQLLQFFHEKETWHRLESAGVAECQCKGPDAHCKPLASQVCHTNPCLNGGSCLEAEGHRLCRCRMGYAGRFCDVDTEARCYDGHGLDYRGTAETALSGARCQPWASEATYRNVTAEQALNWGLGDHAFCRNPDNDTRPWCFVWSGDRLSWEYCRLARCEPPVLEAPQFLPPTQVPSEHPDFPLPSLSALQKPQSPTPALGATPEQPTPLPSPSCGQRLRKRLSSLSRVVGGLVALPGAHPYIAALYWRHNFCAGNLIASCWVLTAAHCLQNRPPPEELTVVLGQDRHNQSCEQCQTLAVRAYRLHEAFSPITYQHDLALLRLQEREDGHCALPSPFVQPVCLPSSAARPAEAEAALCEVAGWGHQFEGAGKYSSFLQEAQVPLIPSKRCSAQDVHGVSFTSGMLCAGFLEGGTDACQGDSGGPLVCEEEAAEHQLVLRGIVSWGSGCGDRYKPGVYTDVASYLAWIQEHTNS; via the exons ATGAGGGCTCTCCTGTTCCTGGGGTCCCTGCTGGGAAGCCTGGAGTCAGCGCTTTTG ACTCCACCTTGGAAAGCCCCTAAGGAGCATAAGCACAGAGCAGATGAGCACACAGTGG TTCTCACTGTCACTGGGGAGCCCTGCTACTTCCCCTTCCAGTACAACCGGCAACTGTACCACACATGCATCCACAAGGGCCGGCCTGGCCGCCAGCCCTG GTGTGCTACCAGTCCCAACTTCGAGCAGGACCAGCAATGGGCATACTGCCTGGAGCCCGAGAAAGTGAAAG ACCACTGCAGCAAACACAGCCCCTGCCAGAATGGAGGGACCTGTGTGAACATGCCAAAAGGCCCACACTGCATCTGTCCAGAACACTTCACTGGGAAGCACTGCCAGAGAG AGAAATGCTTTGAGCCTCAGCTTCTCCAGTTCTTCCATGAGAAAGAAACATGGCATAGGCTTGAATCGGCGGGTGTGGCCGAGTGCCAGTGTAAGGGTCCTGATGCCCACTGCAAGCCGCTGGCCAGCCAGG TCTGCCACACCAACCCGTGCCTCAACGGAGGCAGCTGCCTAGAGGCGGAGGGCCACCGCCTGTGCCGTTGCCGGATGGGATACGCAGGACGCTTCTGCGACGTAG ACACTGAGGCGCGATGCTACGACGGCCACGGGCTTGACTACCGCGGCACAGCCGAGACTGCGCTGTCGGGCGCCCGGTGTCAGCCGTGGGCCTCAGAGGCCACCTACCGGAACGTGACTGCAGAGCAAGCGCTGAACTGGGGACTGGGCGACCATGCCTTCTGCAG GAATCCGGACAACGACACCCGCCCGTGGTGCTTCGTGTGGAGCGGCGACCGGCTGAGCTGGGAATATTGCCGCCTGGCACGTTGCGAACCCCCAGTCCTAGAGGCTCCTCAGTTCCTGCCTCCAACCCAGGTCCCCTCTGAGCACCCGGATTTTCCCCTGCCCTCGCTTTCAGCACTGCAGAAGCCTCAGTCCCCGACCCCAG CTTTGGGCGCCACGCCGGAGCAGCCCACTCCCCTGCCGAGTCCCAGCTGCGGACAACGGCTCCGGAAACGGCTGTCCTCGCTGAGCCGCGTGGTTGGGGGACTGGTGGCCCTGCCCGGGGCGCACCCCTACATCGCGGCGTTGTACTGGCGCCACAATTTCTGCGCGGGCAACCTCATCGCCTCCTGCTGGGTGCTGACCGCGGCGCACTGCCTGCAGAACCG GCCCCCGCCGGAGGAGCTGACGGTGGTGCTCGGCCAGGACCGCCATAACCAGAGCTGTGAGCAGTGCCAGACTCTGGCCGTGCGCGCCTACCGCCTGCACGAGGCCTTCTCGCCCATCACCTACCAGCACGACCTGG CCCTGCTGCGCCTGCAGGAAAGAGAGGACGGCCACTGCGCGCTCCCGTCGCCTTTCGTTCAGCCGGTGTGCCTGCCAAGCAGCGCTGCCCGCCCAGCTGAGGCCGAGGCCGCCCTCTGTGAGGTGGCAGGCTGGGGCCACCAGTTTGAGG GGGCCGGGAAATATTCCAGCTTCCTGCAGGAAGCGCAGGTGCCGCTCATCCCTTCTAAGCGCTGCTCCGCCCAGGACGTGCACGGAGTCTCTTTTACTTCGGGCATGCTCTGCGCTGGCTTCCTCGAGGGTGGCACCGACGCCTGCCAG GGTGACTCGGGGGGCCCGCTAGTGTGTGAGGAGGAGGCTGCAGAGCACCAGCTCGTCCTGCGAGGCATCGTCAGCTGGGGTTCCGGTTGTGGCGACCGCTACAAACCAGGTGTGTACACCGACGTGGCCAGCTACCTGGCCTGGATCCAGGAGCACACCAATTCCTGA